In a single window of the Chondrocystis sp. NIES-4102 genome:
- a CDS encoding thiamine biosynthesis protein ThiS, whose protein sequence is MFNTTNTINIKVNGDNYTCVASISLPQLLEQLQLNPRLLAVEYNGEILHRQYWADTQMQAGDRLEIVTIVGGG, encoded by the coding sequence ATGTTCAATACAACTAATACAATAAATATAAAAGTTAATGGTGACAATTATACCTGTGTTGCCTCAATCTCTTTGCCACAGCTATTAGAACAATTACAACTTAATCCGCGTTTGCTTGCTGTCGAATATAATGGCGAAATTTTACATCGTCAATATTGGGCAGATACCCAGATGCAGGCAGGCGATCGCTTAGAGATTGTCACCATTGTGGGTGGGGGTTAA
- a CDS encoding thiamine-phosphate pyrophosphorylase — MNKAIYRILDANLDRAREGLRIIEEWCRLGLNDQSLAEQCKQLRQELAQWHSWELRQARDTPGDVGTELSHPQEEKRENIEQLLQANLCRTQEALRVLEEYSKLYDPNMAAVCKQLRYQVYTLESNLFQNYRHQQLHLSPLYLITSPVPEIIKVVEAALKGGVGLVQYRDKESKDCDRLEKAYQLCQLCHRYNALFIVNDRVDIALATEADGVHLGQQDAPVSFAREVLGNNKIVGRSTTNKQELHKAIAEKADYVGVGPFFETPTKPGKAAASEEYIEYVTTKCPIPWFAIGGIDLDNLNGVLTKGAQRVAVVRAIMQADQPTQVTRQFLAQLTRR, encoded by the coding sequence ATGAACAAAGCTATATACCGCATTTTAGACGCTAATTTAGATCGAGCCAGAGAGGGACTAAGAATTATTGAAGAATGGTGTCGTCTGGGTTTAAATGATCAATCATTAGCCGAACAATGCAAGCAATTACGCCAAGAATTAGCCCAGTGGCATAGTTGGGAATTACGCCAAGCTAGAGATACACCTGGAGATGTGGGGACAGAATTATCCCATCCCCAAGAAGAAAAAAGAGAAAACATAGAACAGTTGTTGCAAGCTAACTTATGTCGAACTCAAGAAGCCTTAAGAGTGCTGGAAGAATACAGTAAGCTTTATGATCCAAACATGGCAGCAGTTTGTAAACAATTGCGTTATCAAGTTTATACCTTAGAAAGTAATTTATTTCAGAATTACCGTCATCAACAGCTACACCTAAGCCCTTTATATTTAATCACTTCTCCTGTTCCAGAAATAATAAAAGTTGTAGAAGCAGCCTTAAAAGGTGGAGTAGGGTTAGTACAATATCGAGATAAAGAATCAAAAGATTGCGATCGCCTGGAAAAAGCTTATCAATTATGTCAATTATGTCACCGTTATAACGCTCTATTTATCGTCAATGATCGGGTAGATATAGCATTAGCCACAGAAGCAGACGGTGTACATTTAGGACAACAAGATGCACCAGTAAGCTTTGCACGGGAAGTTTTAGGTAATAATAAAATCGTTGGTCGATCAACTACCAATAAACAAGAATTACATAAAGCGATCGCTGAAAAAGCAGATTACGTTGGAGTAGGGCCCTTTTTTGAAACACCCACTAAACCTGGAAAAGCAGCAGCTAGTGAGGAATATATCGAATATGTGACAACCAAATGCCCTATACCTTGGTTTGCCATTGGTGGTATTGATCTAGATAATCTTAATGGAGTTCTAACTAAAGGCGCACAACGGGTAGCAGTAGTTCGCGCTATCATGCAAGCAGATCAACCAACTCAAGTTACTCGTCAATTTTTAGCTCAATTAACAAGACGGTAA
- a CDS encoding group 1 glycosyl transferase gives MYKLVLIHPSAGVNWNGNSENFAIELARRLDNYFEVELLSGAECGSFSRPIKSISRSDASDLISNPLISRLLQKWFNRPEMAIEHLTSFLPCVAYLLKHPANLIFPQNDYGGLFVATCVRALKGTPILFTEHNSLLQGGKYLKSNLALKPDRLIVLNPEVAKYVTQINPQQPVNVIPYGIDLSEFTPTGKVMLTGLPQPTVLCVAPLTRQGNERIELTIEAVSRLPNVSLLICGNGIDRDYFQAMGDRLLGSQRFQIRSFAYAQMPQVYRSANVFTLASIEEPRGLNYIEAMACGLPVVTTDVPVRRYLIGEGGITCDVSNLDIYAQSLQLALEKYWEWQPPQQNAQRFSWQEITQLYRQAIIQTISHSYKNFFPLSKRA, from the coding sequence GTGTACAAATTAGTCTTAATTCATCCTAGCGCAGGAGTTAATTGGAATGGTAATTCAGAAAATTTTGCCATAGAACTAGCCCGTCGATTAGATAATTATTTTGAAGTAGAATTACTAAGCGGTGCTGAATGTGGTTCTTTTAGTCGTCCAATTAAATCTATTAGTCGTAGTGATGCTTCAGACTTAATTAGTAATCCCTTGATTTCTCGCTTGCTGCAAAAGTGGTTTAATCGTCCTGAAATGGCGATCGAACATTTAACTAGCTTCTTACCTTGTGTTGCCTATCTACTCAAGCATCCAGCAAATTTAATTTTTCCTCAAAACGACTATGGCGGTTTATTTGTTGCTACTTGTGTGCGCGCGCTTAAAGGTACGCCTATCCTATTTACAGAGCATAACAGTCTCTTGCAAGGGGGGAAATATCTTAAAAGTAATCTGGCTCTTAAACCCGATCGCTTGATTGTCCTTAATCCTGAAGTAGCTAAATATGTTACCCAAATAAATCCACAACAACCAGTCAATGTTATTCCCTATGGTATTGATCTGTCTGAATTTACCCCTACAGGTAAAGTAATGTTGACAGGCTTACCTCAACCCACCGTACTTTGTGTTGCGCCTTTAACTCGTCAAGGAAATGAAAGAATAGAATTAACTATCGAAGCAGTATCTCGTCTGCCTAATGTTAGCCTGTTAATTTGTGGCAATGGTATTGATCGCGATTATTTCCAAGCTATGGGCGATCGCTTATTGGGTTCACAACGATTTCAGATTAGATCTTTTGCCTATGCTCAAATGCCTCAAGTTTATCGTAGTGCTAATGTCTTTACCTTAGCTTCAATCGAAGAACCTCGTGGACTCAATTATATTGAAGCGATGGCTTGCGGTTTACCTGTAGTAACAACAGATGTTCCTGTTCGTCGTTATTTAATTGGTGAAGGGGGTATAACTTGCGATGTCAGTAATTTAGATATTTATGCCCAGTCACTACAACTGGCGTTAGAAAAATATTGGGAATGGCAACCACCACAACAAAATGCTCAACGTTTTAGTTGGCAAGAAATTACCCAGCTTTATCGCCAAGCAATTATACAAACTATTTCTCATTCTTATAAGAATTTTTTTCCCTTGAGTAAACGAGCGTAA
- a CDS encoding metallophosphoesterase, producing the protein MTQIKEQITIAVIGDVHNLWDYQDQIALEHLGVDLVLFVGDFGNEAVDIVSQVAAVKLPKAVILGNHDAWYSASSWGRSKAPYDQTKEDRVQQQLDLLGEAHVGFSAQNFPQLNLSVVGSRPFSWGGLTWRNSKFYGDRYQVNSFEESTAQIVRSAQNTTYNTVILIGHNGPFGLGAQPEAICGRDWKMEGGDYGDPDFASAIASINDLGKSIPLVTFGHMHHNLKYPTRKRRNIIEVVNETVYLNAACVPRVVKTSDNVKRSFSLVSMSCGVVQSISLVWLNQDLTIDTDEILYQKTSY; encoded by the coding sequence ATGACGCAAATCAAAGAACAAATTACGATCGCCGTAATTGGAGATGTTCATAATTTATGGGATTACCAAGATCAAATAGCACTAGAACATCTTGGTGTTGATTTAGTTTTATTTGTCGGGGATTTTGGTAACGAAGCGGTAGATATAGTAAGTCAGGTGGCAGCAGTTAAGTTACCTAAAGCAGTAATATTGGGTAATCATGATGCTTGGTATAGTGCATCGTCTTGGGGAAGATCCAAAGCTCCTTATGATCAAACCAAAGAAGATCGAGTACAGCAACAATTAGATCTACTGGGTGAAGCTCATGTAGGCTTTTCGGCGCAGAATTTTCCACAACTAAATTTATCTGTAGTCGGTAGTCGTCCTTTTAGTTGGGGGGGTTTAACTTGGCGCAATAGTAAATTTTACGGCGATCGCTATCAAGTTAATAGTTTTGAGGAATCTACGGCTCAAATTGTTAGATCTGCTCAAAATACTACATATAATACGGTAATCTTAATTGGTCATAATGGCCCATTCGGCTTAGGTGCGCAACCTGAAGCTATTTGTGGTCGAGACTGGAAGATGGAGGGAGGGGACTATGGCGATCCTGATTTTGCCAGTGCGATCGCATCGATTAATGATCTGGGAAAATCCATACCTTTAGTAACTTTTGGGCATATGCACCACAACCTCAAGTATCCTACCCGAAAGCGCAGAAATATCATTGAGGTTGTAAATGAAACTGTTTATTTGAATGCAGCTTGTGTGCCTCGTGTGGTAAAAACTTCTGATAACGTTAAACGCAGTTTTTCCTTAGTTTCTATGAGTTGTGGTGTTGTGCAGTCAATTTCTTTGGTTTGGTTAAATCAGGATCTAACCATTGATACAGATGAAATTCTCTATCAAAAGACAAGCTATTAA
- a CDS encoding anti-sigma-factor antagonist/glycosyl transferase — protein sequence MIDETPDVRFPLSFYQDNPIVELPERLTVLEAIVFKQTVTRLLQQNISHQCIVLDFSKTKFIDSSGIGALISNFKSSKEQNIELILESVQPPVMATLSMTGLVDLLNIRSAKDHGSYKEFPETHPSVKSIIKRQIDIVGAIIGLILTGIIFIPLAIAIKLDSPGKVLFHQTRCGWMGKKFLIWKFRSMYSNAEEMKKQVENQATGAFFKNDNDPRITKIGHFLRRTSLDELPQFWNVLKGDMSLVGTRPPTPEEVETYQIPEWQRLNVKPGMTGEWQVNGRSQVRNFEDVIKLDLRYQHNWSLQYDLRLIFKTVLIVFQKNSGAM from the coding sequence ATGATTGACGAGACGCCGGATGTCCGGTTTCCCTTGTCCTTCTATCAGGACAACCCGATTGTAGAGTTACCAGAGCGACTAACAGTTTTAGAAGCCATTGTCTTTAAGCAAACTGTTACTAGATTATTACAACAAAATATTTCTCATCAATGTATAGTTCTTGACTTTAGTAAAACTAAGTTTATTGATAGTAGTGGAATTGGTGCATTAATTTCTAATTTCAAATCAAGTAAGGAACAAAATATAGAATTGATCTTAGAATCAGTTCAGCCTCCAGTTATGGCAACTTTATCTATGACTGGATTAGTCGATCTACTAAATATTAGATCCGCCAAAGATCATGGATCTTATAAAGAATTCCCCGAAACTCATCCTTCCGTTAAATCCATTATTAAAAGACAAATAGATATTGTTGGGGCAATAATTGGTTTAATTTTAACGGGTATTATTTTTATTCCCCTAGCGATCGCCATAAAGTTGGATAGTCCTGGTAAAGTATTATTTCATCAAACGCGCTGTGGTTGGATGGGTAAGAAGTTCTTAATTTGGAAATTTCGCTCTATGTATTCCAATGCCGAGGAGATGAAAAAACAAGTGGAGAATCAAGCGACTGGGGCTTTTTTTAAAAATGATAACGATCCACGTATTACTAAGATTGGTCATTTTTTGCGCCGTACTAGTCTAGATGAACTACCTCAATTTTGGAATGTCCTTAAGGGTGATATGAGTTTAGTCGGTACTCGTCCTCCCACTCCTGAAGAAGTAGAAACGTATCAAATACCAGAGTGGCAAAGATTAAATGTTAAACCTGGAATGACTGGAGAATGGCAAGTAAATGGTCGTTCTCAAGTACGTAATTTTGAAGATGTTATTAAGTTAGATTTACGATATCAGCATAATTGGAGCTTACAATACGATCTTAGATTAATTTTTAAGACAGTTTTAATTGTTTTTCAGAAAAACAGTGGCGCAATGTAG